In Allomuricauda ruestringensis DSM 13258, the following proteins share a genomic window:
- a CDS encoding acyl-CoA carboxylase subunit beta: protein MDINFNKNEDHNKLKLSDLKRRLAKVKLGGGKSRIEKHHAKGKMTARERIDYLLDDDSQSIEIGAFAGENMYEEHGGCPSGGVVVKVGYVQGKQCVVVANDATVKAGAWFPITGKKNLRAQEISIENKLPIIYLVDSAGVYLSMQDEIFPDKEHFGRIFRNNAVMSSMGITQIAAVMGSCVAGGAYLPIMSDEALIVDKTGSIFLAGSYLVKAAIGESIDNETLGGASTHSEISGVTDYKAKDDKDALNKIKNIVDKIGDFDKAGFNRVEAKKPVENPDDIFGILPASRSDQYDMLEIIKRLVDDSEFEQYKEGYGKTILTGYARIDGWAVGIVANQRKVVKTKKGEMQFGGVIYSDSADKATRFIANCNQKKIPLVFLQDVTGFMVGSKSEHGGIIKDGAKMVNAVSNSVVPKFTIVIGNSYGAGNYAMCGKAYDPRLIVAWPSAELAVMSGNSAAKVLMQIEKASLEKSGKAVDAEKEKELFDQIKQRYDDQISPYYAAARLWTDAIIDPLDTRKWISMGIEAANHAPIEKQFNMGVLQV, encoded by the coding sequence ATGGACATAAACTTCAATAAGAACGAAGACCATAATAAATTAAAACTATCCGATCTAAAGCGTAGACTGGCCAAAGTGAAACTCGGAGGTGGCAAGAGCCGTATCGAAAAGCACCATGCCAAAGGTAAAATGACCGCAAGGGAGCGTATTGATTATTTACTGGATGATGATAGCCAGTCCATTGAAATAGGTGCTTTTGCCGGGGAAAATATGTATGAGGAGCATGGCGGATGCCCATCGGGCGGTGTAGTGGTTAAAGTTGGATATGTTCAGGGCAAACAATGTGTGGTGGTGGCCAATGATGCTACCGTAAAAGCGGGTGCCTGGTTTCCTATTACCGGAAAGAAAAACCTACGTGCTCAAGAAATCTCCATCGAAAATAAGTTGCCCATCATTTATTTGGTGGACAGCGCAGGAGTGTACCTGTCCATGCAGGACGAGATTTTTCCCGACAAAGAACATTTTGGACGCATTTTTAGGAACAATGCCGTAATGAGCAGTATGGGAATCACCCAAATTGCTGCCGTTATGGGAAGTTGTGTTGCCGGAGGCGCTTACTTGCCCATTATGAGCGACGAAGCGTTGATCGTGGACAAAACGGGAAGCATATTTTTGGCTGGAAGTTATTTGGTGAAAGCCGCCATTGGCGAGAGTATTGACAACGAAACACTAGGTGGTGCCTCTACGCACTCAGAAATTAGCGGTGTGACCGATTACAAGGCCAAAGATGATAAAGATGCGCTTAACAAGATAAAGAACATCGTAGATAAAATTGGTGATTTTGACAAGGCGGGTTTCAATCGGGTTGAAGCCAAGAAACCGGTCGAGAATCCTGATGATATTTTTGGTATACTGCCCGCATCCCGAAGCGACCAGTACGATATGTTGGAAATTATAAAGCGTTTGGTGGACGATTCCGAATTTGAGCAATACAAAGAGGGTTACGGCAAAACAATACTAACAGGCTATGCCCGCATAGATGGTTGGGCCGTAGGCATTGTAGCCAATCAAAGAAAGGTTGTCAAGACCAAAAAGGGCGAGATGCAGTTTGGCGGTGTTATCTATTCCGATTCCGCGGACAAGGCAACCCGATTTATTGCCAATTGCAATCAAAAGAAGATTCCACTCGTGTTTTTACAAGACGTTACTGGATTTATGGTGGGCAGTAAAAGTGAGCATGGCGGTATTATAAAAGATGGTGCCAAAATGGTGAATGCCGTGAGCAATTCTGTAGTGCCCAAATTTACCATTGTAATTGGCAACAGCTACGGGGCGGGAAACTATGCCATGTGCGGAAAAGCTTATGACCCAAGATTGATTGTGGCTTGGCCGAGTGCCGAACTTGCGGTGATGAGCGGAAATTCTGCGGCAAAAGTACTCATGCAGATTGAAAAAGCCAGTTTGGAGAAAAGCGGAAAAGCTGTGGACGCCGAAAAGGAAAAGGAACTTTTTGACCAAATAAAACAACGGTACGATGACCAAATATCACCCTACTACGCTGCAGCCCGACTTTGGACGGACGCCATAATCGACCCGTTGGATACCCGCAAATGGATTTCCATGGGGATAGAGGCCGCGAACCATGCACCTATTGAGAAGCAATTTAATATGGGGGTTTTGCAGGTGTGA